From Candidatus Sericytochromatia bacterium, the proteins below share one genomic window:
- a CDS encoding AAA family ATPase: protein MQRKKLPIGIQTFAKIREDSHYYVDKTRLALHLIDQGTHYFLSRPRRFGKSLFLDTLKELFEGNRGLFEGLYAAQHWDWASKHPVLRLSFGSGVLRTPEDLGASLLEQLSAFEALHALPPEVADLRGRFKRLIRGLHERTGQRVVVLVDEYDKPILDNLTEPERAGVMRDGLRDIYSTLKDVDAHLRFVFITGVSKFSKVSLFSGLNNLNDITLDPEYSALCGYTEHDVDTVFAPELEGLDRERIRRWYNGYNWRGEAVYNPFDLLLLFQKREFRPYWFETGTPTFLVELLARRQFFTPNLSRLTSSEELLGAFEVDDIEPEALLWQAGYLSIQAEKEVSEGQWFYTLGYPNREVEASLNASLMRAYGVSRQTSGEVRNRLPGLLAAGDMAGLKDLLHGLFASIPHDWHRNNPLAQYEGFYASVFYSHLAALGLDTRVEDATNKGRIDLALRLDYRSQPSLASVESAHPWASNRSRPSLASAESAHPWASRVYLFEFKVVEQVPDGRALAQLQAKGYAEKYREPGVTVTLVGIEFSREQRNVVAFEVAEG, encoded by the coding sequence ATGCAGCGCAAGAAGCTCCCGATCGGGATCCAGACCTTTGCGAAGATCCGTGAAGATTCGCATTACTACGTCGACAAGACGCGACTGGCATTGCACCTGATCGACCAGGGGACGCATTACTTTCTCTCTCGCCCAAGGCGATTCGGCAAGAGCCTGTTCCTCGATACGTTGAAGGAACTGTTTGAGGGGAATCGTGGGCTGTTCGAGGGGTTGTACGCGGCTCAGCACTGGGACTGGGCCAGCAAGCACCCCGTGCTGCGGCTGAGCTTCGGCAGTGGCGTGCTCAGGACGCCGGAGGATCTCGGAGCCAGCTTGCTCGAGCAGCTATCTGCTTTCGAGGCGCTTCACGCGCTGCCGCCCGAGGTTGCGGACCTGAGGGGGCGCTTCAAGCGGTTGATCCGTGGATTGCATGAACGCACGGGACAGCGCGTGGTGGTGCTGGTAGACGAATATGACAAGCCCATCCTTGACAACCTGACGGAGCCGGAACGGGCGGGGGTGATGCGCGATGGGCTGCGGGACATCTACAGCACCCTCAAGGACGTGGACGCGCACCTGCGCTTCGTCTTCATCACGGGCGTGAGCAAGTTTTCCAAGGTTAGCCTCTTCTCAGGCCTGAACAACCTCAACGATATCACGCTCGATCCCGAGTATTCGGCCCTCTGTGGCTACACGGAGCACGATGTCGATACGGTCTTTGCGCCCGAACTGGAGGGGCTAGACCGGGAGCGCATCCGGCGCTGGTACAACGGTTATAACTGGCGGGGTGAGGCGGTGTACAACCCGTTCGACCTGCTGCTGCTGTTCCAGAAGCGGGAGTTCCGGCCTTACTGGTTCGAGACAGGAACACCGACGTTTCTCGTGGAGTTGCTGGCGCGCCGGCAGTTCTTCACGCCCAACCTTAGCCGCCTGACGTCTTCGGAGGAGTTGCTCGGAGCGTTCGAGGTGGACGACATCGAGCCGGAGGCCTTGCTTTGGCAGGCGGGCTACCTGAGCATTCAGGCGGAAAAGGAAGTGAGCGAGGGGCAATGGTTCTATACGCTGGGCTACCCCAACCGCGAGGTGGAGGCCAGCTTGAATGCGAGCTTAATGCGTGCCTACGGCGTCTCGCGCCAGACCTCCGGCGAGGTGCGCAATCGCCTTCCGGGGCTGCTCGCGGCGGGTGATATGGCGGGCCTGAAAGACCTTCTGCACGGACTGTTCGCGAGCATCCCGCACGACTGGCATCGCAACAATCCGCTGGCCCAGTACGAGGGTTTCTACGCCAGCGTGTTCTATAGCCACCTGGCGGCGCTGGGACTGGACACGCGCGTGGAAGATGCCACCAACAAGGGTCGCATCGACCTGGCCTTGCGGTTGGATTACCGCTCTCAGCCATCCCTGGCCTCCGTGGAATCAGCCCATCCCTGGGCAAGTAACCGCTCCCGGCCATCCCTGGCCTCCGCGGAATCAGCCCATCCCTGGGCAAGCCGCGTGTACCTCTTCGAGTTCAAGGTCGTCGAGCAGGTGCCGGACGGGCGGGCGCTGGCGCAGCTGCAAGCAAAGGGCTACGCCGAGAAGTACCGGGAGCCTGGCGTGACCGTCACGCTCGTCGGCATCGAGTTCAGCCGCGAGCAGCGCAAC
- a CDS encoding L,D-transpeptidase family protein, with product MPEPTSRRPIGLGKTLWNLLNTPNEAGAQPAKPNPTPPMARDGFQATAAFANARFANQPDLALLMAGQVLRPGSSSQGVAAVQGALHAMGFTIADGATGYYGNQTQAALRNFQVMAGLPADGILGPNTMKALDRHAPPPGKNSWDAGVNPGPVPNPTIAPGKQARVVVSISQHRAFLFDANGKLKKIYGVRTGTPHHADGRGGATTPGVRQITGKNGDPTSVSQALWPESNGKAFGTRLIDLTLVDPVTGKLKDVDGNGQELHGTYTESSIGLDYSHGCVGLRNRDIEEIYGQVRNGEFVRFDA from the coding sequence GTGCCTGAACCGACCTCCCGCCGCCCGATCGGGCTTGGCAAGACGCTCTGGAATCTGCTGAACACGCCCAATGAGGCGGGCGCTCAGCCTGCCAAGCCGAACCCGACGCCCCCGATGGCCCGGGACGGCTTCCAGGCCACGGCGGCTTTCGCCAATGCGCGCTTTGCCAACCAGCCCGACCTCGCCTTGCTGATGGCCGGCCAGGTCCTCCGGCCCGGCAGTTCCAGTCAAGGCGTCGCCGCCGTGCAGGGGGCCCTCCACGCCATGGGCTTCACGATCGCCGACGGGGCCACCGGCTATTACGGCAACCAGACCCAGGCCGCGCTGCGCAACTTCCAGGTGATGGCCGGCCTGCCGGCCGATGGCATCCTGGGCCCCAACACGATGAAGGCGCTCGACCGCCACGCCCCGCCACCTGGCAAGAACAGCTGGGATGCGGGCGTCAACCCGGGTCCTGTGCCCAACCCGACGATCGCGCCGGGCAAGCAGGCGCGCGTCGTCGTGAGCATCTCGCAGCACCGCGCCTTCCTGTTCGATGCCAACGGCAAGCTCAAGAAAATCTACGGCGTGCGCACTGGCACCCCCCATCACGCCGATGGCCGGGGCGGGGCCACCACGCCCGGCGTCCGCCAGATCACCGGCAAGAACGGCGACCCGACCTCGGTGAGTCAGGCACTCTGGCCGGAGAGCAACGGCAAGGCCTTCGGCACGCGCCTGATCGACCTGACCCTGGTGGATCCGGTCACCGGCAAGCTCAAGGACGTGGACGGAAACGGCCAGGAACTTCACGGCACCTACACCGAAAGCTCGATCGGGCTCGACTACTCCCATGGCTGCGTGGGCCTGCGCAACCGCGACATCGAGGAGATCTACGGCCAGGTCCGCAACGGCGAGTTCGTCCGCTTCGACGCCTGA